Part of the Acaryochloris thomasi RCC1774 genome, CCTGCAAAAGATCTTCAATGGCATCCGCAGATTTGTCTAACGCAACGTAGAAACGTCCTCGACCGGCATATGCCGCAGCATCTTTTGGGTTCTGTTTTAGATCCTGAGTGTAGGCCCAGACTGACTTTTGAGGCTCAAAGCCAACGCAGTCTAACCCACTGAGATAGTAGCGTGACACCAGCCTCGGTCGTAACTGAATCGCTTGAGCAAAGTCAGCAAATCCAGCTTCAGTCTGACGCTGGGTCACATGAACAATGCCCCGCAAAAAATAGGCGTCAGCGTCCTGAGGATCTTGCTGAATTATCTGCGTCAGAGCCATCAGAGCCGTAGAGTATTCGCCTCGGCGATAGGATCGCTCAGCCTTGCGGATAGAGCCTTTCGAGCCGCGTGCGATCAAAGTGGGCTGGGCTAAGACTGGAAGACTTAAGCCACTGGTTAACAGCAATGACGCCCCTAGAACAGAACCCATCAGAGTTCTGAGGTGGCGGTTCCCCCTCGATTTCAAAATCATGATGCCCCTAGTTGAAGTCGATAGACTAAGATTCCCCAGCTCCTAGCCTAGCCTTAGCCGCGCTGGCTGTCATGGTTCAGGATTCAGCCGTCAGATTTTGATTTTCTCAGAGTGTTTCCAATCGCCATTTTGTACGAGAGTATGGACCTGCCATTTATCTACCGTCTCCGGGTAGTCCAGCCGATAGTGTCCCCCTCGACTTTCGGTGCGGAATAGGGCACTTCTGAGAATCAGATCGGCAATATCTAACAGGTTCTCTGTTTCAGCCCAGAGACGTAGCTCGGCGTCTGCCAAAGAAACTGAAACTGATTGTCCTGGCGGCAGATCATGGATGGCTTGACTCAGGGGAAGCCGCTCAAACGGCTGTCGCCAGGTTTTGATCTTTGCGATCGCATCTTTCATCACCGCTTCAGTCCGACAAATCCCAGCGCTATCCCACACCAGCGTCGGGAGCTGCTGCCGTAAGTCCATGATCAAGGGGGCCTGAGCCTCCCAATCGGTCTCCAAGCTTTCGGTCACCTGGGGCAAAGGACTCTCTGATCCTGTTGGGGAAACATTTAGGCAAGAGAATTGCGCGCCAAAGACCAAACATTCCAATAGGGAATTACTCGCTAGGCGGTTTGCACCATGCACCCCCGTACTGGCTACTTCACCCACAGAATAAAGCCCCGGAATCGTCGTTTGTGCATCCAGCTTGGTCGTGATGCCCCCCATCCAATAGTGGGCTGCCGGAGACACCGGAATCGGCTGCTCAAAAACATTAATGCCCCACTGCTGGCAAACCTCAATGATTTTAGGAAATCGCCGTTGAATTTTTTCCGAGGGAATGTCTCTCAGATCCAACGAGACCGATTCTTCGGGCCGTTCCTTGAGATGCATGAAGATGGAGCGGCTGACAATGTCACGGGGAGCCAGCTCTCCGCGCGGATCATAATCAAACATAAACCGCCGATTCTCAGCATCCGTTAGGTAGGCACCCTCTCCCCGTACCGCTTCGCTAATCAAAAATCGAGGGGCTCCGGGCACCGTCAACGCAGTGGGATGGAATTGAAAAAACTCTAGGTCTCTTATCTGAGCGCCGGAGCGAGATGCGATCGCAAGTCCATCCCCTGTACTCAGCACCGGATTTGTCGTTTGGGAAAACACCTGACCGCCGCCACCGGTTGCCAACACCACCGCATCGGCCCTCACCCAGTCAATCCGTCCCTGGGCCAGC contains:
- the nadB gene encoding L-aspartate oxidase, which gives rise to MAYSCDHRSHSRYDVLIIGGGAAGLYTALSLPPSLRVALVTKDNLTFSASDWAQGGIAAAFQSDDSPQLHAQDTLLAGAGLCDRAAVDFLVEEAPAQVEALLEMGIAFDRRQDNQLAATLEAAHSRARVLHAADTTGRALIKTLTAQVWARDNIRVLTETFTLSLWLHPLTQVCQGCCLLAQGRIDWVRADAVVLATGGGGQVFSQTTNPVLSTGDGLAIASRSGAQIRDLEFFQFHPTALTVPGAPRFLISEAVRGEGAYLTDAENRRFMFDYDPRGELAPRDIVSRSIFMHLKERPEESVSLDLRDIPSEKIQRRFPKIIEVCQQWGINVFEQPIPVSPAAHYWMGGITTKLDAQTTIPGLYSVGEVASTGVHGANRLASNSLLECLVFGAQFSCLNVSPTGSESPLPQVTESLETDWEAQAPLIMDLRQQLPTLVWDSAGICRTEAVMKDAIAKIKTWRQPFERLPLSQAIHDLPPGQSVSVSLADAELRLWAETENLLDIADLILRSALFRTESRGGHYRLDYPETVDKWQVHTLVQNGDWKHSEKIKI